One window of Marmota flaviventris isolate mMarFla1 chromosome 5, mMarFla1.hap1, whole genome shotgun sequence genomic DNA carries:
- the Brd8 gene encoding bromodomain-containing protein 8 isoform X6, with amino-acid sequence MATGSGKHKLLSTGPTEPWSIREKLCLASSVMRSGDQNWVSVSRAIKPFAEPGRPPDWFSQKHCASQYSELLETTETPKRKRGEKGEVVETVEDVIVRKLTAERVEELKKVIKETQERYRRLKRDAELIQAGHMDSRLDELCNDIAMKKKLEEEEAEVKRKATDAAYQARQAVKTPPRRLPTVMVRSPIDSASPGGDYPLGDLTSTTMEEATSGVTPGTLPSTPVTSFPGIPDTLPPGSAPLEAPMTPVTDDSPQKKMLGQKATPPPSPLLSELLKKGSLLPTSPRLVSESEMAVTSGHLNSTGVLLEVGGVLPMIHGGEIQQTPNTVAASPAASVSQSDTCVPMEAVGDPHTVTVSMDSSEISMIINSIKEECFRSGVAEAPGGSKAPSIDGKEDLDLAEKMDIAVSYTGEELDFETVGDIIAIIEDKVDDHPEVLDVAAVEAALSFCEENDDPQSLPGPWEHPIQQERDKPVPLPAPEMTVKQERLDFEETENKGIHELVDLRESGVDIKMEPAEPEPGISGAEIVAGVVSATSMEPPELRSQDLDEEPRSTATGEIPEADGSNGKGDEMPLATVKTEASPESMLSPSHGSNPIEDPLEAETQHKFEMSDSLKEESGTIFGGQIKDAAGEEEEEDGVSEAASLEEPKEEDQGEGYLSEMDNEPPVSESDDGFSIHNATLQSHTLADSIPSSPASSQFSVCSEDQEAIQAQKIWKKAIMLVWRAAANHRYANVFLQPVTDDIAPGYHSIVQRPMDLSTIKKNIENGLIRSTAEFQRDIMLMFQNAVMYNSSDHDVYHMAVEMQRDVLEQIQQFLATQLIMQTSESGISAKSLRGRDSTRKQDASEKDGGTRGRRCAIEADMKMKK; translated from the exons GGTATCAGTTAGCAGAGCCATCAAGCCCTTTGCAGAACCTGGCCGCCCTCCAGACTGGTTCTCTCAAAAA CATTGTGCTTCTCAGTACTCAGAGCTCCTAGAAACCACTGAGACCCCAAA ACGCAAAAGAGGTGAAAAGGGAGAAGTAGTAGAAACTGTGGAAGATGTGATTGTTCGGAAACTGACTGCTGAAAGAGTGGAGGAACTGAAAAAAGTGATAAAGGAAACCCAGGAGAGATATAG ACGGCTGAAAAGAGATGCAGAACTAATTCAAGCAGGGCACATGGACAGCAGACTGGATGAGCTTTGCAATGACATTGCCAT gaaaaaaaaattagaggaagagGAGGCTGAGGTGAAGAGAAAGGCTACAGATGCTGCATACCAGG CTCGTCAAGCAGTGAAAACACCCCCTCGGAGGTTACCCACTGTGATGGTCCGCTCTCCTATAGATTCAGCCTCCCCAGGAGGTGATTATCCACTTGGGGACTTGACTTCAACCACTATGGAAGAGGCCACCTCTGGG GTAACCCCTGGGACTTTGCCGAGTACCCCAGTCACCTCGTTTCCTGGGATTCCTGACACCCTTCCTCCAGGCTCTGCACCCTTAGAAGCCCCCATGACCCCAGTAACAGATGATTCACCCCAGAAAAAGATGCTTGGACAGAAAGCAACTCCACCCCCCTCCCCTCTGCTGTCAGAGCTCTTGAAGAAGGGCAGCCTCCTGCCTACTAGCCCCAGACTG GTCAGTGAGAGTGAAATGGCTGTTACTTCTGGCCATCTGAACAGTACAGGTGTCCTCCTGGAGGTAGGCGGGGTCCTTCCCATGATACATGGTGGGGAGATACAGCAAACACCCAATACTGTTGCAGCTTCCCCTGCTGCCTCAG TGAGTCAGTCTGACACCTGTGTTCCCATGGAAGCTGTGGGGGATCCACACACTGTGACTGTTTCCATGGATAGCAGTGAAATCTCCATGATCATTAATTCTATCAAAGAAGAGTGTTTCCGATCAGGGGTAGCAGAGGCCCCTGGAGGATCAAAGGCTCCCAGCATAGATGGAAAGGAAGATTTAGATCTGGCTGAGAAGATGGATATTGCTGTGTCTTACACAGGTGAAGAGCTAGACTTTGAGACTGTTGGAGACATCATTGCCATAATTGAGGACAAG GTAGATGATCACCCTGAAGTGCTGGATGTGGCAGCTGTGGAAGCAGCACTGTCCTTCTGTGAAGAAAATGATGATCCCCAGTCTCTTCCTGGCCCCTGGGAACACCCAATCCAGCAGGAACGGGATAAGCCAGTACCTCTCCCTGCACCAGAGATGACAGTCAAGCAAGAGAGATTGGACTttgaggaaacagaaaacaaggGAATTCATGAACTCGTGGACCTCAGGGAGTCTGGTGTTGACATTAAAATGGAACCTGCAGAACCAGAGCCAGGCATTTCAGGGGCTGAAATTGTAGCTGGGGTTGTTTCAGCCACAAGTATGGAGCCACCAGAACTCAGGAGTCAAGACTTAGATGAGGAACCCAGAAGTACTGCAACTGGAGAGATTCCTGAAGCAGATGGTTCCAATGGGAAAGGCGATGAGATGCCACTTGCAACTGTGAAGACAGAG GCATCCCCCGAAAGCATGTTGTCTCCATCACATGGCTCAAATCCCATTGAAGATCCTTTAGAGGCAGAGACTCAGCACAAGTTTGAAATGTCAG ACTCATTGAAAGAAGAATCAGGGACTATTTTTGGAGGCCAGATAAAG GATGCcgcaggtgaggaggaggaggaggatggagtcAGTGAAGCAGCCAGTCTAGAGGAACCTAAGGAAGAAGATCAAGGAGAAGGCTATTTGTCAGAAATGGATAATGAACCCCCTGTAAGCGAGAGTGATGATGGCTTTAGCATACACAATGCTACCCTGCAGTCACATACACTGGCAGACTCCATCCCCAGCAGCCCTGCTTCTTCACAGTT CTCTGTCTGTAGTGAAGATCAAGAAGCTATTCAGGCCCAGAAAATCTGGAAGAAAGCCATCATGCTTGTATGGAGAGCTGCAGCTAACCATAG GTATGCCAATGTCTTCCTGCAGCCTGTTACAGATGACATAGCACCTGGCTACCACAGCATTGTACAGAG gcctaTGGATTTGTCAACTATtaagaaaaacattgaaaatggGCTGATCCGCAGCACAGCTGAATTTCAGCGTGACATTATGCTCATGTTTCAGAATGCTGTAATGTATAACAGCTCAGATCATGATGTCTATCACATGGCAGTAGAGATGCAAAGAGATGTCTTGGAACAAATCCAG CAATTCTTGGCCACACAGTTGATTATGCAAACATCTGAGTCTGGAATCAGTGCTAAAAGTCTTCGAGGAAGAGATTCTACTCGAAAACAAGATGCTTCAGAGAAG GATGGGGGCACCAGAGGACGCCGCTGTGCCATTGAAGCAGACATGAAGATGAAAAAGTGA
- the Brd8 gene encoding bromodomain-containing protein 8 isoform X3 — protein MATGSGKHKLLSTGPTEPWSIREKLCLASSVMRSGDQNWVSVSRAIKPFAEPGRPPDWFSQKHCASQYSELLETTETPKRKRGEKGEVVETVEDVIVRKLTAERVEELKKVIKETQERYRRLKRDAELIQAGHMDSRLDELCNDIAMKKKLEEEEAEVKRKATDAAYQARQAVKTPPRRLPTVMVRSPIDSASPGGDYPLGDLTSTTMEEATSGVTPGTLPSTPVTSFPGIPDTLPPGSAPLEAPMTPVTDDSPQKKMLGQKATPPPSPLLSELLKKGSLLPTSPRLVSESEMAVTSGHLNSTGVLLEVGGVLPMIHGGEIQQTPNTVAASPAASGAPTLSRLLEAGPTQFTTPLASFTTVASEPPVKLVPPPVESVSQATIVMMPALPAPSSAPAVSTPESVAPVSQSDTCVPMEAVGDPHTVTVSMDSSEISMIINSIKEECFRSGVAEAPGGSKAPSIDGKEDLDLAEKMDIAVSYTGEELDFETVGDIIAIIEDKVDDHPEVLDVAAVEAALSFCEENDDPQSLPGPWEHPIQQERDKPVPLPAPEMTVKQERLDFEETENKGIHELVDLRESGVDIKMEPAEPEPGISGAEIVAGVVSATSMEPPELRSQDLDEEPRSTATGEIPEADGSNGKGDEMPLATVKTEASPESMLSPSHGSNPIEDPLEAETQHKFEMSDSLKEESGTIFGGQIKDAAGEEEEEDGVSEAASLEEPKEEDQGEGYLSEMDNEPPVSESDDGFSIHNATLQSHTLADSIPSSPASSQFSVCSEDQEAIQAQKIWKKAIMLVWRAAANHRYANVFLQPVTDDIAPGYHSIVQRPMDLSTIKKNIENGLIRSTAEFQRDIMLMFQNAVMYNSSDHDVYHMAVEMQRDVLEQIQVSGQPCFFSL, from the exons GGTATCAGTTAGCAGAGCCATCAAGCCCTTTGCAGAACCTGGCCGCCCTCCAGACTGGTTCTCTCAAAAA CATTGTGCTTCTCAGTACTCAGAGCTCCTAGAAACCACTGAGACCCCAAA ACGCAAAAGAGGTGAAAAGGGAGAAGTAGTAGAAACTGTGGAAGATGTGATTGTTCGGAAACTGACTGCTGAAAGAGTGGAGGAACTGAAAAAAGTGATAAAGGAAACCCAGGAGAGATATAG ACGGCTGAAAAGAGATGCAGAACTAATTCAAGCAGGGCACATGGACAGCAGACTGGATGAGCTTTGCAATGACATTGCCAT gaaaaaaaaattagaggaagagGAGGCTGAGGTGAAGAGAAAGGCTACAGATGCTGCATACCAGG CTCGTCAAGCAGTGAAAACACCCCCTCGGAGGTTACCCACTGTGATGGTCCGCTCTCCTATAGATTCAGCCTCCCCAGGAGGTGATTATCCACTTGGGGACTTGACTTCAACCACTATGGAAGAGGCCACCTCTGGG GTAACCCCTGGGACTTTGCCGAGTACCCCAGTCACCTCGTTTCCTGGGATTCCTGACACCCTTCCTCCAGGCTCTGCACCCTTAGAAGCCCCCATGACCCCAGTAACAGATGATTCACCCCAGAAAAAGATGCTTGGACAGAAAGCAACTCCACCCCCCTCCCCTCTGCTGTCAGAGCTCTTGAAGAAGGGCAGCCTCCTGCCTACTAGCCCCAGACTG GTCAGTGAGAGTGAAATGGCTGTTACTTCTGGCCATCTGAACAGTACAGGTGTCCTCCTGGAGGTAGGCGGGGTCCTTCCCATGATACATGGTGGGGAGATACAGCAAACACCCAATACTGTTGCAGCTTCCCCTGCTGCCTCAG GTGCTCCCACTCTTTCCCGGCTTTTAGAAGCTGGTCCTACACAGTTCACCACACCTCTTGCTTCCTTCACTACTGTTGCCAGTGAACCTCCAGTTAAACTTGTGCCACCCCCTGTAGAGTCTGTGTCCCAGGCTACCATTGTCATGATGCCTGCGCTGCCAGCACCATCCTCTGCTCCGGCTGTCTCCACTCCTGAAAGTGTAGCTCCAG TGAGTCAGTCTGACACCTGTGTTCCCATGGAAGCTGTGGGGGATCCACACACTGTGACTGTTTCCATGGATAGCAGTGAAATCTCCATGATCATTAATTCTATCAAAGAAGAGTGTTTCCGATCAGGGGTAGCAGAGGCCCCTGGAGGATCAAAGGCTCCCAGCATAGATGGAAAGGAAGATTTAGATCTGGCTGAGAAGATGGATATTGCTGTGTCTTACACAGGTGAAGAGCTAGACTTTGAGACTGTTGGAGACATCATTGCCATAATTGAGGACAAG GTAGATGATCACCCTGAAGTGCTGGATGTGGCAGCTGTGGAAGCAGCACTGTCCTTCTGTGAAGAAAATGATGATCCCCAGTCTCTTCCTGGCCCCTGGGAACACCCAATCCAGCAGGAACGGGATAAGCCAGTACCTCTCCCTGCACCAGAGATGACAGTCAAGCAAGAGAGATTGGACTttgaggaaacagaaaacaaggGAATTCATGAACTCGTGGACCTCAGGGAGTCTGGTGTTGACATTAAAATGGAACCTGCAGAACCAGAGCCAGGCATTTCAGGGGCTGAAATTGTAGCTGGGGTTGTTTCAGCCACAAGTATGGAGCCACCAGAACTCAGGAGTCAAGACTTAGATGAGGAACCCAGAAGTACTGCAACTGGAGAGATTCCTGAAGCAGATGGTTCCAATGGGAAAGGCGATGAGATGCCACTTGCAACTGTGAAGACAGAG GCATCCCCCGAAAGCATGTTGTCTCCATCACATGGCTCAAATCCCATTGAAGATCCTTTAGAGGCAGAGACTCAGCACAAGTTTGAAATGTCAG ACTCATTGAAAGAAGAATCAGGGACTATTTTTGGAGGCCAGATAAAG GATGCcgcaggtgaggaggaggaggaggatggagtcAGTGAAGCAGCCAGTCTAGAGGAACCTAAGGAAGAAGATCAAGGAGAAGGCTATTTGTCAGAAATGGATAATGAACCCCCTGTAAGCGAGAGTGATGATGGCTTTAGCATACACAATGCTACCCTGCAGTCACATACACTGGCAGACTCCATCCCCAGCAGCCCTGCTTCTTCACAGTT CTCTGTCTGTAGTGAAGATCAAGAAGCTATTCAGGCCCAGAAAATCTGGAAGAAAGCCATCATGCTTGTATGGAGAGCTGCAGCTAACCATAG GTATGCCAATGTCTTCCTGCAGCCTGTTACAGATGACATAGCACCTGGCTACCACAGCATTGTACAGAG gcctaTGGATTTGTCAACTATtaagaaaaacattgaaaatggGCTGATCCGCAGCACAGCTGAATTTCAGCGTGACATTATGCTCATGTTTCAGAATGCTGTAATGTATAACAGCTCAGATCATGATGTCTATCACATGGCAGTAGAGATGCAAAGAGATGTCTTGGAACAAATCCAG GTCTCTGGCCAACCCTGTTTCTTTTCCCTATAG